A genomic stretch from Tissierellales bacterium includes:
- a CDS encoding phage terminase large subunit family protein: FTKPREIRRIFSIKGKGGTGIPFVGKATRNNRERAALFSLGVDEGKETIYARLQKQFVGQGYCHFPIEDDRNYNQDYFEGLCSEKRIEKYVKGKKTYQWVKIKSGIRNEPLDLRNYATAALEILNPDMEYLSKHKQKISAETTKKPKVKKKKRRVISKGI, encoded by the coding sequence ATTTACAAAGCCCAGAGAAATTCGAAGAATATTTTCAATCAAAGGTAAAGGTGGCACAGGAATTCCTTTTGTCGGTAAAGCGACTAGAAATAATAGAGAACGTGCAGCGTTATTTTCATTAGGCGTAGATGAGGGAAAAGAAACTATCTATGCTAGATTACAAAAGCAATTTGTAGGACAGGGTTATTGTCATTTCCCAATAGAAGATGACAGAAACTACAATCAAGACTACTTTGAAGGTCTATGTAGTGAGAAGCGTATAGAGAAATATGTCAAAGGCAAAAAAACATACCAATGGGTCAAAATAAAATCAGGAATCCGAAACGAACCACTCGATCTAAGAAACTACGCAACAGCAGCACTAGAAATATTGAATCCAGATATGGAATACCTATCCAAACATAAACAGAAAATCTCTGCAGAAACCACTAAAAAGCCAAAGGTTAAAAAGAAGAAGAGGCGAGTGATTTCTAAGGGGATATAG